The Gammaproteobacteria bacterium genome has a segment encoding these proteins:
- a CDS encoding 16S rRNA (uracil(1498)-N(3))-methyltransferase, translating into MSLRRVFTEEPLRSGTLVSLRDDAANHVVRVLRLRRGDELIVFDGSGVDYDGRIADLSRDQVRVELGAGREIRSESNLDIVLLQGICRGARMDTVVQKATELGAKRIEPLLTQRSVVRLDEGQGTRKTGHWQRIAIAAAEQSGRSRITEVAEPQSFEVAVAATVGMPTRLLLDPAGTSLRELPPPATPLALLVGPEGGLTDAERDLATTAGFAAVRLGPRILRTETAPIAALAVLQFLAGDF; encoded by the coding sequence ATGTCCTTGCGCCGAGTGTTCACCGAGGAACCACTGCGATCCGGCACCCTGGTATCGCTCCGCGACGATGCCGCCAACCATGTCGTTCGCGTGTTGCGCCTGCGGCGCGGCGACGAACTCATCGTATTCGACGGTTCGGGCGTGGACTACGACGGCCGCATCGCCGACTTGTCCCGCGACCAGGTCCGCGTAGAGCTGGGCGCGGGGCGCGAGATTCGCTCGGAGTCGAACCTGGACATCGTGCTGTTGCAGGGCATCTGCCGGGGGGCGCGCATGGATACCGTCGTGCAGAAAGCGACGGAGCTGGGCGCGAAGCGCATCGAACCACTGCTCACGCAGCGCAGTGTCGTGCGCCTGGACGAAGGCCAGGGCACACGCAAGACCGGGCATTGGCAGCGCATCGCCATCGCCGCGGCCGAGCAGAGCGGACGCAGCCGCATCACCGAAGTTGCGGAGCCGCAGTCCTTCGAAGTCGCCGTTGCGGCCACCGTCGGAATGCCGACACGGCTGTTGCTGGACCCGGCAGGGACGAGCCTGCGCGAACTGCCGCCGCCCGCCACGCCGCTCGCGCTGCTGGTCGGCCCCGAGGGCGGGCTCACCGACGCAGAACGGGATCTGGCCACCACGGCAGGCTTTGCCGCCGTACGGCTTGGCCCGCGCATCCTGCGCACGGAAACCGCGCCGATCGCGGCGCTCGCGGTATTGCAGTTTCTCGCCGGCGATTTCTGA
- the ampD gene encoding 1,6-anhydro-N-acetylmuramyl-L-alanine amidase AmpD, with product MSRSKLSVDPQTGLLHGVRQVSSPNADERPAGCLPDLIVVHGISLPAGEFGGPWIDQLFTNRLDPLAHPSFRELDGLRVSAHLLIRRDGELIQYVALNRRAWHAGVSMHHGRDRCNDFSVGIEVEGADDIPYSGEQYAVLADVVQALRAWAPSLRLAPIVGHSDIAPGRKSDPGLSFDWGRFAQLLEQVRVV from the coding sequence ATGAGTCGGAGCAAGCTGAGCGTCGATCCCCAGACCGGGCTGCTGCATGGCGTACGCCAGGTGTCGTCACCGAACGCCGATGAGCGACCAGCTGGCTGTCTGCCCGACCTGATCGTGGTGCATGGCATCTCGTTACCCGCCGGCGAATTCGGCGGTCCCTGGATCGACCAGCTTTTCACCAACCGGCTCGATCCGCTTGCCCATCCGTCTTTTCGCGAGCTCGACGGGTTGCGGGTGTCGGCTCATCTGCTGATCCGGCGCGACGGTGAACTCATCCAGTATGTGGCACTGAACCGGCGCGCCTGGCACGCCGGCGTGTCGATGCACCACGGGCGGGACCGCTGCAACGATTTCTCCGTCGGTATCGAGGTGGAGGGCGCCGACGATATCCCCTATTCCGGGGAGCAGTACGCCGTTCTCGCCGACGTCGTGCAGGCCTTGCGGGCATGGGCTCCATCGCTGCGTCTCGCTCCGATCGTCGGCCACAGTGACATAGCGCCCGGGCGCAAGAGCGACCCCGGCCTGTCGTTCGACTGGGGCCGCTTTGCGCAGTTGCTGGAACAGGTCCGCGTCGTATGA
- the ampE gene encoding regulatory signaling modulator protein AmpE, whose translation MNFLALLFGLGLERALTHFFHLRAFHWLDPLFDRVLARLAGRRSGLAAAGIAGLALLLTAPVGWASMVLSVQSVQWPYFLFAIVVLLFSLGPRDLQEEVEEYCAATQDAGGSEAQRLACELLGFDPGAGTEELPRQVHRAIFVQANNRIFGVVFWFLVLGPAGPAGAWLFRVLDLLRQRALARQQAVTPARLVHGLAAWLPGRLMVGAFALAGNFVGTIAGWRAAEAGNREAFFQRTETRIAGAGEGACRESATAASAEGAAGLAQQALGLVRRALWLIWYPLVALLTLNNWLR comes from the coding sequence ATGAACTTTCTCGCGCTCCTGTTCGGACTGGGGCTGGAACGCGCACTGACCCACTTCTTTCACCTGCGCGCGTTCCATTGGCTCGACCCGCTTTTCGATCGGGTGCTTGCCCGGCTCGCCGGCCGCCGGTCCGGGCTCGCCGCTGCCGGTATCGCCGGCCTCGCCCTGCTGCTCACCGCGCCCGTCGGGTGGGCAAGCATGGTGCTGTCGGTGCAGAGCGTGCAGTGGCCGTACTTCCTGTTCGCGATCGTGGTGCTCCTGTTCTCGCTCGGGCCACGCGATCTGCAGGAGGAGGTCGAGGAGTACTGCGCCGCGACCCAGGACGCCGGCGGTAGCGAGGCGCAGCGACTGGCGTGCGAACTGCTGGGATTCGACCCTGGCGCGGGTACGGAGGAACTGCCTCGCCAGGTTCACCGCGCCATCTTCGTGCAGGCGAACAACCGGATTTTCGGCGTCGTGTTCTGGTTTCTGGTGCTGGGCCCGGCCGGGCCAGCAGGTGCCTGGCTGTTTCGGGTCCTGGACCTGCTGCGCCAGCGCGCGTTGGCCCGGCAGCAGGCGGTGACGCCAGCGCGGCTGGTCCATGGCCTGGCGGCCTGGTTACCGGGCCGGCTGATGGTTGGCGCGTTCGCGCTGGCCGGCAATTTCGTGGGGACGATCGCGGGCTGGCGTGCGGCGGAGGCGGGCAACCGCGAGGCGTTCTTCCAGCGCACGGAGACCCGCATCGCGGGGGCGGGCGAAGGCGCCTGTCGGGAGTCGGCCACGGCTGCCAGCGCCGAGGGCGCGGCCGGACTGGCGCAACAGGCCCTGGGACTCGTGCGGCGTGCGTTGTGGCTGATCTGGTATCCGCTGGTGGCCCTGCTCACGCTCAACAACTGGCTGCGGTGA
- a CDS encoding cobalamin-binding protein: MQVQPAAQRIVTLAPHLAELVYSAGAGGRLVGVVAFSDFPPEVAALPHVGDAFRLDYEAIAALHPDLVLGWTSGNPPETVQRLRDLGLRVELLEPVSLDDIGEQIAQIGALAGTPAAASLAAHDFQAHLEWLRSRPARASPLRVFLQLSGQPFFTVTDRQFLGQGLRLCGGENVFGDLPGLTAIVSMESIIAAAPDAIIASDMGGQGPALLSIWKAWPDLPAVRERRLYTLDADLLSRPSARILDGVDGLCRLLDGN, encoded by the coding sequence GTGCAGGTGCAACCGGCAGCGCAACGCATTGTCACGCTGGCGCCGCATCTCGCCGAACTGGTGTACTCAGCGGGTGCCGGCGGGCGGCTGGTGGGCGTGGTCGCGTTCAGCGACTTCCCGCCGGAAGTCGCCGCCTTGCCTCATGTCGGTGATGCCTTTCGGCTGGACTATGAGGCCATTGCGGCGCTGCACCCCGACCTGGTGCTGGGCTGGACGTCCGGCAATCCGCCGGAAACGGTGCAGCGCCTGCGGGATCTGGGCCTGCGCGTAGAGTTGCTCGAGCCGGTCTCGCTCGACGACATCGGGGAGCAGATTGCCCAAATCGGGGCGCTTGCCGGCACGCCGGCGGCGGCGAGCCTGGCGGCCCATGATTTTCAGGCGCACCTGGAGTGGCTGCGCAGCCGGCCGGCACGCGCGTCGCCACTGCGGGTCTTTCTGCAGTTGTCCGGGCAACCGTTTTTCACGGTGACCGACCGTCAGTTCCTCGGGCAGGGGCTGCGGCTGTGTGGCGGCGAGAACGTGTTCGGCGACCTGCCCGGACTGACCGCGATCGTCTCGATGGAATCGATCATTGCGGCAGCGCCCGATGCAATCATCGCGAGCGACATGGGCGGGCAGGGTCCGGCGCTGCTCTCCATCTGGAAGGCGTGGCCGGATCTGCCGGCGGTGCGAGAGCGGCGGCTCTATACACTGGATGCGGACCTGCTCAGCCGGCCGAGCGCGCGCATCCTCGATGGTGTCGATGGCCTGTGTCGATTGCTGGACGGGAACTGA
- a CDS encoding cob(I)yrinic acid a,c-diamide adenosyltransferase: MANRLTKIYTRTGDDGSTGLGDGRRVAKECLRVEAFGAVDELNCAIGLMIAAPGVPDDVRSCLAAIQHELFDLGGELSVPGRTVIDDAMVQGLEVTLDRFNATLPPLKDFILPGGNLGAASCHVARAVCRRAERRTWALARDETVNAASMRYLNRLSDLLFVLARVVARADGGHEVLWNPTRKKP, translated from the coding sequence ATGGCTAATCGGCTGACGAAGATCTACACCCGCACCGGCGACGATGGCAGCACCGGGCTCGGCGACGGCCGGCGGGTCGCGAAGGAGTGCCTGCGGGTCGAGGCGTTCGGCGCCGTGGACGAATTGAACTGCGCCATCGGGCTGATGATTGCCGCACCGGGCGTCCCTGACGATGTCCGCAGCTGCCTTGCGGCCATCCAGCACGAGTTGTTCGACCTCGGCGGGGAATTGTCGGTGCCGGGACGCACGGTGATCGATGACGCCATGGTGCAGGGGCTGGAAGTCACGCTCGACCGTTTCAATGCCACACTGCCGCCCCTGAAGGATTTCATCCTGCCCGGCGGCAACCTGGGCGCAGCCAGCTGTCATGTTGCACGGGCCGTATGCCGGCGCGCCGAGCGGCGCACCTGGGCCCTGGCCCGCGATGAGACCGTCAACGCCGCCTCGATGCGCTACCTGAACCGGCTGTCCGATCTGCTGTTCGTGCTCGCACGCGTCGTCGCGCGTGCCGATGGCGGCCACGAGGTGCTGTGGAACCCGACGCGGAAAAAACCCTGA